A region of Thermococcus argininiproducens DNA encodes the following proteins:
- a CDS encoding metallophosphoesterase family protein, translated as MKKVWALILIGVIIFASGCTQSPTTTQTTPSETTSSESQTTSSPVKTTTHTTTTTTTETQTTVTTTTTTATVSEKSGIDFSSYKTGEILQNWASLFSRKIIYVSEGYEELAKHYFPNAEIKSKNEFASGIAILSPSDARELLRGKPILTTPRDYFGYVLYKVGTKFVGGEMGTIIAYKEDGKDRLIFTGNDVSGIGAALALAKELSEGRKLNPSYVLRRGEFEGIIVKVIGDNDWDGIKDDDEYWIVKEIFVKEPFVYTWRIINGENVTVSGGFIRLVNGSTVYIRALGFNVSVKVIGTNHAQITYIIENINPALVEFSENAETGETWIKLTTNEDFSLIPKNVNNFTFLAFGDHRPGSGTKQPEVFFKIRDLMNQEEGVFIIDSGDLVYSGKVEEWAELLKVWNFNKPVFVAPGNHEYQGEGINIYHKFFGPTDYSFVLGNYYFIFANNVERNYQLTSAQWNWLEKELEKAKSLGKRPVIVMHAPPIDPRPEGSHTMNPTHAKKLLELMKVYNAFGVFGHIHIYWYGEKDDVELIITGGGGAPVYAKPEEGGFYHYVKITAGDILTVEPVKVG; from the coding sequence ATGAAAAAAGTATGGGCCCTCATTCTGATAGGAGTTATAATTTTCGCAAGTGGCTGTACCCAATCACCCACTACTACCCAAACTACTCCCAGCGAAACGACAAGTTCTGAGAGTCAAACAACTTCCTCTCCAGTAAAAACCACCACTCATACCACTACCACAACCACAACAGAAACTCAAACCACAGTTACAACCACTACAACAACAGCCACAGTCTCAGAAAAGTCTGGCATTGATTTTAGCTCCTACAAAACTGGAGAGATTCTACAAAACTGGGCAAGTCTTTTTAGTCGAAAAATAATTTATGTAAGCGAAGGATACGAAGAATTGGCTAAACATTATTTCCCCAATGCTGAGATAAAGAGTAAAAACGAATTTGCTAGTGGTATAGCGATTTTGTCTCCATCCGATGCTAGAGAGCTTTTGAGAGGAAAACCAATCCTTACAACACCAAGAGATTACTTCGGATATGTTCTCTACAAAGTCGGTACTAAGTTCGTTGGGGGAGAAATGGGAACGATAATAGCATATAAAGAAGATGGCAAAGACAGACTCATTTTCACAGGTAATGATGTTTCAGGTATTGGTGCTGCTTTGGCACTCGCCAAAGAGTTAAGTGAGGGAAGAAAACTAAATCCTAGCTATGTACTTAGAAGAGGGGAGTTTGAAGGAATAATTGTAAAAGTAATAGGAGATAACGACTGGGACGGAATCAAAGACGATGATGAATACTGGATTGTAAAGGAAATTTTCGTAAAAGAACCATTTGTCTATACTTGGAGAATAATCAATGGAGAAAACGTGACCGTTAGTGGTGGCTTTATAAGATTAGTAAATGGATCTACAGTATATATAAGGGCACTAGGCTTTAACGTAAGTGTTAAAGTAATTGGGACAAATCATGCACAGATCACATATATTATTGAGAATATCAATCCAGCGCTTGTTGAATTCTCGGAAAATGCGGAAACTGGGGAGACTTGGATAAAACTAACTACAAACGAAGACTTTTCGCTCATACCAAAAAACGTGAATAACTTTACTTTTCTAGCCTTTGGAGACCACAGGCCAGGGAGTGGCACAAAACAGCCAGAAGTCTTCTTCAAAATAAGAGATCTCATGAACCAAGAAGAGGGAGTCTTCATAATTGATAGCGGTGATTTAGTGTACTCTGGAAAAGTAGAGGAGTGGGCCGAATTATTAAAAGTCTGGAATTTCAACAAACCTGTATTTGTTGCTCCAGGCAATCATGAGTATCAAGGGGAAGGAATAAATATATATCACAAGTTCTTTGGGCCTACAGACTACTCATTTGTCTTGGGTAACTATTATTTCATCTTCGCTAATAACGTTGAGAGAAATTATCAGCTTACTTCTGCCCAATGGAATTGGTTAGAAAAAGAGCTTGAAAAGGCAAAAAGCCTCGGTAAGAGACCAGTTATCGTAATGCACGCTCCTCCAATAGATCCTAGACCCGAGGGGAGCCACACTATGAACCCTACTCACGCAAAAAAACTCTTGGAGCTAATGAAAGTATACAATGCATTTGGAGTCTTTGGTCATATCCACATTTACTGGTATGGAGAAAAAGACGATGTAGAGCTCATAATAACCGGCGGAGGCGGAGCACCAGTCTATGCAAAACCTGAAGAAGGAGGCTTCTACCATTACGTAAAAATAACTGCTGGGGATATCTTAACTGTAGAGCCCGTGAAGGTAGGGTGA
- a CDS encoding tRNA (N(6)-L-threonylcarbamoyladenosine(37)-C(2))-methylthiotransferase: MRIYLETYGCTRNKADAEMIEALLLRANHEIVDLDSAEYAIVNTCAVKDPTEKHMVKRIKELLDSGKKVIVTGCLPHINLQAIDERVSGILGVKSLDRIIEAIEIAERGGKLVSVEGWKDRNIDKLELPRVWKSGVVFVVPISEGCLNACTYCATRFARGVLRSYRPELIVKWVKDAINRGYKEIQLSSEDTGCYGFDIGTNLAELLDEITAIEGDFRVRVGMMNPNNAIKILDEIIEVYKNEKIYKFLHLPVQSGDNEILRKMGRTYTVEEFEEIVREFRKHIDNLNLNTDIIVGFPGENEEAFQHTVELIERIKPDKINVSRFSPRPGTLAAKMRDQIVGWRVKERSRYLHRLRLAISYEINKKYVGKEILVLTHNEGKKGGIEGRTMNYKDIILPEAPVGEFMKVKVTKATSTYLLGEIIS, encoded by the coding sequence ATGAGGATTTATTTAGAAACTTACGGTTGCACAAGGAATAAAGCAGATGCTGAAATGATAGAGGCTCTACTCCTTAGAGCAAATCATGAAATAGTTGATTTAGATAGTGCAGAGTATGCTATTGTAAACACATGTGCTGTTAAAGATCCGACGGAAAAGCATATGGTTAAAAGAATCAAAGAGCTTCTTGACAGCGGAAAGAAAGTTATAGTGACAGGGTGCTTACCCCACATTAACCTGCAGGCTATAGATGAGAGGGTTTCTGGAATTCTTGGAGTTAAAAGTTTGGATAGGATCATTGAGGCAATAGAGATCGCTGAAAGGGGAGGAAAGCTCGTTAGTGTTGAGGGATGGAAAGATCGGAACATCGACAAACTTGAACTTCCAAGAGTGTGGAAAAGTGGGGTTGTTTTTGTAGTTCCTATAAGTGAGGGGTGTTTAAATGCCTGTACTTACTGTGCAACTCGTTTTGCACGAGGTGTTTTAAGAAGTTACAGGCCAGAGCTTATAGTGAAATGGGTAAAAGATGCAATAAATAGGGGATACAAAGAGATACAACTTTCCAGTGAAGACACGGGATGTTATGGGTTTGATATAGGTACAAACTTAGCTGAGCTTTTAGACGAAATCACAGCAATAGAGGGGGACTTTAGGGTTAGAGTGGGCATGATGAACCCAAACAATGCGATAAAAATACTTGATGAGATCATAGAAGTTTATAAAAATGAAAAAATCTACAAATTCCTTCATCTTCCGGTTCAAAGTGGAGATAATGAAATTTTAAGGAAAATGGGGAGAACATACACCGTAGAAGAGTTCGAGGAAATAGTTAGGGAATTCAGGAAGCACATAGATAATCTCAACTTAAACACTGATATAATTGTAGGGTTTCCAGGCGAGAACGAAGAGGCTTTTCAACACACAGTGGAGCTTATTGAGAGAATAAAGCCTGATAAAATAAATGTCTCGCGCTTCTCACCAAGACCGGGTACCTTGGCTGCTAAGATGCGAGATCAGATTGTGGGATGGAGAGTAAAGGAACGATCTAGATATCTCCATAGACTTAGATTGGCCATAAGCTACGAAATAAATAAAAAGTACGTTGGTAAGGAGATTCTAGTCTTAACACATAACGAAGGTAAGAAAGGTGGAATAGAAGGAAGAACCATGAACTATAAGGATATTATTCTTCCCGAAGCTCCAGTAGGAGAATTCATGAAAGTGAAAGTTACAAAAGCCACCTCTACGTATCTATTAGGGGAGATAATAAGCTGA
- a CDS encoding TIGR00153 family protein, whose amino-acid sequence MQVWTKLFAKSPFKPLIKHAEVVLETVEVLEKALEAWEVGDYETMRNYARKVDDLEDFADRIKEEIRDSLSSKLFMPVNRGDILRYLHMQDKIADAAENTAKWLLVRDPNDMPEDIKEEIKSLIMKMSQESIKAAKLVYEAIVQMDTVIESGFGEKEIEKEYELIREIESVEHKIDELDTEFMEIIFKNSSKLEWGLGMYLLNIAKTLSNISDKAKDAAERIRLMMNK is encoded by the coding sequence ATGCAAGTTTGGACGAAATTATTTGCTAAAAGTCCATTTAAACCATTGATAAAACATGCAGAGGTTGTTTTGGAAACTGTAGAGGTTTTAGAAAAAGCTCTTGAAGCGTGGGAAGTAGGAGACTATGAAACAATGAGAAATTATGCTCGAAAAGTTGATGATCTCGAAGATTTTGCCGACAGGATTAAAGAAGAGATCAGGGACAGTTTAAGTTCAAAGTTATTTATGCCCGTGAACAGGGGTGACATTTTAAGATATTTACACATGCAAGACAAAATAGCTGATGCTGCTGAAAACACAGCCAAGTGGCTTCTTGTTAGAGATCCCAATGACATGCCAGAAGACATCAAAGAGGAAATAAAAAGTCTGATAATGAAAATGAGTCAAGAAAGTATTAAAGCTGCCAAACTCGTATATGAAGCTATTGTTCAGATGGACACAGTAATAGAGAGTGGTTTTGGAGAGAAAGAGATCGAGAAGGAATATGAACTTATCAGAGAGATTGAAAGCGTAGAACACAAAATAGATGAACTTGACACCGAGTTTATGGAGATAATATTCAAAAACTCCTCAAAACTAGAATGGGGCCTTGGAATGTACCTTCTTAATATAGCAAAAACTCTAAGCAATATCTCAGATAAAGCAAAAGACGCAGCAGAAAGAATAAGGTTAATGATGAACAAATGA
- a CDS encoding Lrp/AsnC family transcriptional regulator has protein sequence MVTAFILMVTAAGKEREVMEKLLTYPEVKEAYVVYGEYDLIVKVETETLKDLDHFITERIRKMPEIQMTSTMIAI, from the coding sequence ATGGTGACGGCGTTTATTTTGATGGTGACAGCCGCTGGGAAGGAAAGAGAAGTTATGGAAAAACTTCTTACCTATCCAGAGGTAAAGGAAGCCTATGTAGTCTATGGGGAATATGACCTTATAGTCAAGGTTGAAACTGAAACCCTAAAAGATCTTGACCATTTCATAACTGAAAGAATAAGAAAAATGCCAGAAATACAGATGACTTCAACAATGATAGCCATTTGA
- a CDS encoding DUF835 domain-containing protein: MKDFAISYGGVLLIVVDESAWNAYQLAILKRVLE, from the coding sequence TTGAAAGATTTTGCCATAAGCTATGGGGGAGTGCTGCTTATAGTGGTTGATGAAAGTGCTTGGAATGCATATCAACTTGCAATATTAAAACGAGTGTTGGAGTGA
- the pepQ gene encoding Xaa-Pro dipeptidase PepQ, with product MIRIEKIRGYLKENGIDVALITSAPNLFYFTGSAPLIGGYLVIDSDEEVLLVPELEYEQAKEESKIPVEKFKKIDEVYEYLKRFNTVAVEGSMSLSFSKALKEKSGIKEFKFLDEIIKELRMIKTEEEIRVIEDACRLADIGVMTAIEEVSEGKREKEVAAKVEYIMKMEGAEKAAFDTIIASGYRSALPHGTASDKRITKGDLVVMDLGAFYRHYNSDITRTIVVGSPNGKQKEIYEIVLEAQKKAVESAKPGITTKELDSIARDIISEYGYGDKFIHSLGHGLGLQVHEWPRVSQHDETVLKEGMVITIEPGIYIPKFGGVRIEDTVVITKNGAKRLTKTERELI from the coding sequence ATGATAAGGATTGAAAAGATCAGGGGATATCTCAAAGAAAATGGAATAGATGTAGCTTTAATCACGAGCGCTCCAAATCTATTCTACTTTACTGGAAGTGCACCGCTCATTGGGGGATACCTAGTTATAGACTCCGATGAAGAAGTACTCCTCGTACCAGAGCTTGAGTATGAACAGGCAAAAGAAGAGTCAAAGATCCCTGTTGAGAAGTTCAAAAAAATAGACGAGGTTTACGAATATTTAAAACGATTTAACACAGTTGCAGTAGAAGGTTCTATGAGTCTCTCATTTAGTAAAGCTCTGAAAGAAAAATCGGGAATTAAGGAGTTTAAATTCTTGGATGAAATTATAAAAGAACTCAGAATGATAAAAACTGAAGAAGAGATAAGAGTTATTGAAGACGCTTGCAGATTAGCCGACATTGGAGTAATGACTGCAATAGAAGAAGTCAGTGAAGGAAAAAGAGAAAAGGAAGTAGCCGCCAAAGTTGAGTACATTATGAAGATGGAAGGTGCTGAAAAGGCTGCCTTTGATACTATAATAGCAAGTGGTTATCGCTCCGCCCTTCCACATGGAACTGCAAGTGACAAACGGATTACAAAAGGAGATCTTGTTGTTATGGATCTTGGAGCCTTTTATCGGCATTACAATTCTGACATAACGAGAACTATTGTAGTTGGTTCTCCAAATGGGAAGCAAAAAGAAATTTATGAAATAGTCCTCGAAGCCCAGAAAAAGGCTGTAGAGTCTGCTAAGCCCGGGATAACAACCAAAGAACTTGACAGCATTGCAAGAGATATAATATCAGAATACGGATATGGCGATAAATTTATACATTCCCTTGGCCATGGACTTGGTCTTCAAGTACATGAATGGCCTAGGGTTTCTCAACATGACGAAACTGTTCTAAAAGAGGGCATGGTAATCACCATAGAGCCTGGGATATATATTCCAAAGTTTGGAGGAGTTAGAATTGAAGATACTGTAGTTATCACAAAAAATGGTGCAAAAAGACTAACAAAGACTGAGAGAGAGCTTATTTAG
- a CDS encoding serine/threonine protein kinase encodes MIDHLISKEELERFKHFMHMKGIENLEVYSKGTTSLIFLGRLENKDVIIKLERRDAPRRNFQKEVKILRFLEGKGITPHLVDYGSFENREFLIREFAKGEPILYAIPEKKHLLKILEKMYKLDILGVDHGQIQGGKHIIIGTDVWVIDFEKASLKRKTKNLTSAMAMIFLNENSISRRVREKFEIGEEFLTTLQEKLQKYKETHDITELKELLSSL; translated from the coding sequence ATGATTGATCATCTAATAAGCAAAGAAGAGCTTGAAAGATTCAAGCACTTTATGCACATGAAAGGTATTGAGAATTTAGAGGTTTATTCAAAGGGAACCACAAGCTTAATTTTCCTTGGGAGGCTGGAAAACAAAGACGTCATTATAAAATTAGAAAGAAGAGATGCACCTAGAAGAAATTTTCAAAAAGAGGTAAAGATTCTAAGATTTCTCGAGGGGAAAGGAATAACCCCCCATTTGGTCGATTATGGAAGCTTTGAAAATAGAGAGTTCTTAATAAGAGAATTCGCAAAGGGAGAGCCCATACTCTATGCAATACCTGAGAAGAAGCATCTTCTAAAAATCCTCGAAAAGATGTACAAACTTGATATCCTTGGGGTTGATCATGGTCAAATACAGGGAGGAAAGCACATCATAATTGGAACTGACGTATGGGTGATTGATTTTGAAAAAGCGAGCCTTAAGAGAAAAACCAAAAACCTCACATCCGCGATGGCAATGATATTTCTTAATGAAAACTCCATTTCAAGAAGAGTTCGAGAAAAGTTTGAGATAGGCGAAGAATTTCTAACAACTCTCCAAGAGAAGCTCCAAAAATATAAAGAAACACACGATATTACGGAACTTAAAGAGCTACTATCTAGCCTTTAA
- a CDS encoding inorganic phosphate transporter — translation MIEMLSDPWLFITIAVGLFMAWAIGANDAANSMSTAVGAGAITPKQAVIIAGILEFTGAYLFGKSVTETVRKGIIDASQISDPHVIIYGSIAALLAASLWLVFATKFGLPVSTTHSIIGGIVGYGIVYAGTSIVNWSKMAQVVASWILSPIFGAIVAFTVIKLVSKTILQKDKPIESARRWAPVWIGLAFIVIGSMFYIKVMHGKSLFIAITRYGATAGLITFVISFVLLKRNFRTKDPYLGVEAIFKKVQVLTSAYVALSHGANDVANAIGPVAAVYAVATMGLAGMKVPVPKWILAMGGLGIAIGVATYGYRVMETVGKKITELTNTRGFSIDFSAATVVLVASWMGLPISTTHTVVGAVIGVGLARGVKAINKDIVKDIIISWFVTVPVAAIIAGIIFKILMVLG, via the coding sequence ATGATTGAGATGCTTAGTGATCCATGGCTCTTTATCACAATAGCTGTAGGCCTATTTATGGCATGGGCAATAGGAGCAAATGATGCTGCAAATTCAATGAGTACTGCTGTTGGTGCTGGAGCAATAACACCCAAGCAGGCCGTTATAATTGCAGGTATACTCGAATTTACTGGTGCATATCTCTTCGGAAAGAGCGTCACTGAAACTGTTAGAAAAGGTATAATAGATGCATCTCAAATAAGTGACCCCCATGTTATTATTTATGGATCTATTGCAGCTCTTCTTGCTGCCTCTCTATGGTTGGTTTTTGCCACTAAGTTTGGTTTACCTGTCTCAACTACCCACTCTATCATAGGAGGAATCGTGGGGTATGGAATTGTATATGCTGGAACCTCTATAGTGAACTGGAGTAAGATGGCCCAAGTTGTTGCAAGTTGGATATTATCCCCAATCTTCGGGGCAATTGTTGCTTTTACCGTTATTAAATTAGTATCTAAAACGATTCTCCAAAAGGATAAACCAATAGAAAGTGCTAGACGGTGGGCCCCTGTATGGATAGGCCTAGCCTTTATTGTTATAGGATCGATGTTTTACATAAAGGTTATGCATGGAAAGTCCCTCTTTATAGCAATAACAAGGTATGGAGCTACAGCAGGACTAATCACATTTGTAATAAGCTTCGTTCTACTAAAAAGGAACTTTAGAACAAAAGACCCGTATTTGGGCGTAGAAGCAATATTCAAAAAAGTTCAAGTATTAACTTCTGCCTATGTAGCCTTATCTCATGGGGCAAACGACGTAGCAAATGCCATAGGTCCTGTGGCAGCAGTTTATGCCGTGGCAACCATGGGACTAGCAGGAATGAAAGTTCCAGTACCAAAGTGGATTTTAGCAATGGGGGGATTAGGTATAGCAATAGGTGTAGCTACATATGGATACAGAGTCATGGAAACTGTTGGGAAGAAAATTACCGAACTAACAAATACTAGAGGATTTAGTATAGATTTTTCAGCGGCCACAGTTGTTTTAGTAGCATCTTGGATGGGACTACCAATTTCAACTACTCACACCGTAGTTGGCGCAGTGATAGGTGTAGGATTAGCCAGAGGAGTAAAAGCAATAAACAAAGATATCGTTAAAGATATAATAATCTCGTGGTTTGTTACCGTACCCGTTGCAGCTATAATTGCAGGAATCATATTTAAGATATTAATGGTATTGGGGTGA
- a CDS encoding DEAD/DEAH box helicase: MSFEKLGLSENSLNAVKRKGFVKPTDIQREVIPRLLSGNKDIIGQSQTGTGKTAAFALPLIDLIDEEMRNVQAIVITPTRELAIQVANEINSLKGRKKIRVLSVYGGQPIGPQIRNLRKGVHIVVGTPGRVIDHIERGTLSLSEVDYFILDEADRMLDMGFIEEIENILRHTSKEKRVLMFSATIPREILRLARRYLRNYEVIKIQGKSLAPELVEQGYFEVLPNKRFSLLCRILDDKEFYGIVFCQTKKETKELTSRLVARGYNAEALNGDIPQRGRERILERFKRRKTRILVATDVAARGIDINELTHVVNYSLPQNPETYVHRIGRTGRAKKKGKAITFILPGEYRKLQYIKRVARVDIKRGKTPDAMTKRKYSEKQQNYRKRPFEGA, encoded by the coding sequence ATGAGTTTTGAAAAATTAGGACTCTCAGAAAACAGCTTAAATGCTGTAAAAAGAAAGGGCTTTGTGAAGCCCACCGATATTCAAAGAGAAGTAATTCCGAGACTTTTGAGCGGAAATAAAGATATAATTGGGCAGTCTCAAACTGGAACTGGCAAAACGGCTGCATTTGCTCTTCCACTTATAGATCTTATAGATGAAGAGATGAGAAATGTCCAAGCGATAGTGATAACACCTACTAGAGAACTTGCAATCCAAGTTGCAAATGAAATAAATTCCTTAAAAGGGAGGAAAAAGATAAGAGTACTCTCCGTCTATGGAGGTCAACCAATCGGGCCCCAGATCCGAAACTTAAGGAAAGGCGTGCATATAGTTGTGGGCACTCCAGGGAGAGTGATTGATCATATAGAGAGGGGCACACTATCCTTAAGTGAGGTTGATTATTTTATCCTAGATGAAGCAGATAGAATGCTGGATATGGGTTTCATAGAAGAGATTGAAAACATTTTGAGGCACACAAGCAAGGAAAAGAGGGTTTTGATGTTCTCTGCTACAATTCCAAGAGAGATACTCCGTTTAGCGAGGAGGTATTTAAGGAACTATGAAGTTATCAAGATTCAGGGCAAGAGTCTGGCTCCAGAATTAGTTGAGCAGGGTTACTTTGAAGTACTCCCAAATAAGAGGTTTAGTCTTTTGTGTAGGATTTTGGATGATAAGGAATTCTATGGGATAGTATTCTGCCAAACGAAGAAAGAAACAAAAGAGTTGACATCAAGACTTGTAGCTAGGGGATACAATGCGGAGGCTTTGAATGGTGATATTCCACAAAGAGGAAGAGAAAGAATTTTGGAACGTTTTAAAAGAAGAAAAACAAGGATACTTGTCGCCACAGACGTTGCTGCAAGGGGAATAGACATTAATGAGTTAACCCATGTGGTAAACTACTCTCTGCCTCAGAATCCAGAGACCTACGTACACAGGATTGGGAGAACAGGTAGAGCTAAGAAGAAAGGTAAAGCAATAACTTTCATACTACCCGGTGAATATAGAAAATTACAATACATTAAAAGAGTTGCAAGGGTAGACATCAAAAGAGGCAAAACTCCAGATGCAATGACTAAGAGAAAATATTCGGAAAAGCAACAAAATTATCGTAAAAGGCCGTTTGAGGGGGCATGA
- a CDS encoding MBL fold metallo-hydrolase: MKVIPLASESLGVRSLATFIKLGSIGILIDPGVALGPKRYSLPPAKAELEALMGARRKIQEYSKKADIITISHYHYDHHTPFFEGIYESSSPDKAKELYEGKTLFIKHPRENINFSQRKRAWVFLKKAEKIAKNIEHADGKFFDFGDFIIEFSPAVPHGNEGSKLGFVIMVMVDDGKKRVIHASDIQLLNQISKEWIIKQMPDLLITGGPPTYLEGYRVKEAWTTGLKNLEEIIKETNTEIILDHHLIRDKRYPEFFIQLEREPLTFAGFLKEKDRPLEAYRKELHMIEKGEDVEVPFRI; this comes from the coding sequence ATGAAAGTTATTCCCCTAGCCTCGGAAAGCTTGGGAGTGAGAAGCTTAGCTACTTTCATAAAACTTGGGAGTATAGGAATTTTAATAGATCCAGGGGTGGCACTGGGACCAAAACGATACTCTTTGCCTCCTGCAAAGGCAGAATTGGAGGCTCTAATGGGGGCGAGAAGAAAAATACAAGAATATTCAAAAAAGGCTGATATAATAACAATTTCTCATTATCATTATGACCACCATACGCCTTTTTTTGAGGGAATTTACGAGAGTTCCTCACCCGATAAAGCAAAAGAACTCTATGAAGGCAAAACTCTTTTTATAAAACATCCAAGAGAGAACATAAATTTCAGCCAAAGAAAGAGGGCCTGGGTGTTTCTCAAGAAAGCGGAAAAAATAGCTAAAAATATTGAGCATGCTGATGGGAAGTTTTTTGATTTTGGTGATTTTATAATAGAATTCTCTCCTGCAGTTCCTCATGGAAATGAAGGTTCGAAGCTTGGTTTTGTGATAATGGTTATGGTAGACGATGGGAAGAAAAGAGTGATTCATGCTAGTGACATTCAGCTTTTGAATCAAATATCTAAAGAGTGGATAATAAAACAAATGCCCGACTTGCTAATTACTGGAGGCCCTCCGACGTATCTCGAGGGATATAGGGTTAAAGAAGCATGGACTACAGGCCTCAAAAATTTAGAAGAAATAATCAAAGAAACTAATACTGAGATAATCCTAGATCACCATCTAATTAGGGACAAACGTTACCCAGAGTTTTTTATACAGCTTGAAAGGGAACCTCTTACATTTGCTGGGTTTTTAAAAGAGAAAGATAGGCCACTTGAAGCTTATAGGAAAGAGCTCCACATGATTGAAAAGGGGGAAGATGTAGAGGTACCATTTAGGATTTGA